The proteins below are encoded in one region of Colletotrichum lupini chromosome 5, complete sequence:
- a CDS encoding F-box domain-containing protein gives MVEVLPSGLAQNGQPQQSQDSADHVASVARLLLATNLASRQENKMMTREERQVMIDELSKKRAGWRTPRRGWSITDSPVASAQGSPAPQATASPYPAPPSIQHEAIERHAIASVPEQSELPMQDMKNAPQPPQVRRPPLPPPRRSYSVMDYEPPARIHRPSARMDIFDLPAELHYAIFDHLDPIDSTCFGLTNSHFYDIHRRMHGPVPLTSRRNGPNDLEWAWRFAGPLIYSDSAAPPPEAFKEHAHDLERMRVKGQVYCRKCGISRCELHRHLKEWMGPNLEYCTVTQKYGPLPSGEAADTCYIKSPKNPHRCGRHAAKPVKSHN, from the coding sequence ATGGTTGAAGTACTTCCCTCAGGCCTCGCCCAGAATGGTCAACCTCAGCAGTCTCAAGACTCTGCCGACCACGTCGCCTCTGTTGCCCGTCTATTACTCGCAACCAACCTCGCCTCTCGTCAGGAAAACAAGATGATGACCCGCGAGGAACGTCAGGTCATGATCGATGAGCTCAGCAAGAAGCGCGCCGGCTGGCGCACTCCTCGTCGCGGCTGGTCCATCACCGACTCTCCCGTGGCATCAGCTCAGGGCAGCCCCGCGCCCCAAGCTACAGCCTCCCCGTATCCCGCACCTCCCTCAATCCAACACGAAGCTATAGAGAGGCATGCTATTGCCTCTGTTCCAGAACAATCTGAGCTTCCAATGCAGGATATGAAGAACGCCCCTCAACCGCCCCAGGTCCGCCGACCTCCCTTGCCGCCCCCGCGCCGTTCCTACTCAGTCATGGACTACGAGCCTCCGGCGCGCATCCATCGTCCTTCGGCTCGCATGGACATCTTCGACCTCCCCGCTGAGCTACACTACGCCATCTTCGACCACCTCGACCCCATCGACAGCACCTGTTTCGGCCTGACCAACAGCCACTTCTACGATATCCATCGACGTATGCACGGTCCGGTCCCTCTCACGTCCCGGCGCAACGGTCCCAACGACCTGGAATGGGCATGGAGGTTCGCCGGTCCCCTCATTTACAGCGACTCGGCTGCACCTCCTCCGGAGGCTTTCAAGGAGCACGCTCACGATCTCGAGCGCATGCGCGTCAAGGGTCAGGTGTACTGCCGAAAGTGTGGAATTTCCCGCTGCGAGCTGCATCGTCACCTCAAAGAATGGATGGGCCCCAACCTGGAGTACTGCACCGTCACTCAAAAGTACGGCCCTCTGCCTTCTGGAGAAGCCGCAGACACTTGCTACATCAAGTCTCCCAAGAACCCGCACCGCTGTGGTCGGCATGCCGCGAAGCCTGTCAAATCGCATAACTGA
- a CDS encoding capsular associated protein: MAWRANRPPPSSAKPLLKGVLAVFILTLILTSTYMYRDTISSNASRIKFTDGAATDYFKYPFNASNADANPIDWLIHDARTKQAAVLQKRSRTLHNAAQRYRERRGRHPPPGFQEWFRSAMDTDAIVVEDFFDRIYDDLRPFWALEPKTITKQANAGDHVVRVRNGTATGQGNTEGKEPWLDLWTALVTEFAQHLPDVDMPINYMQEPRILVPRKDMEKYVAKEEKKRAMPTKNKATSVFQSLAGVDATQGKLASSAKWTSGDRRKYWDLVREACPADTPAKNVPAATDLSLPPTLPYSWTAPFARQGYVQNFTSSMDPCVQPHLRSLHGTFVEPLNVNTTRDLIPLFGGSKLRVNSDILIPGAMYLSDNPSYTGGNVRGPAWPEKRDRLIWRGIGSGGLAKSDNWMHFHRQRLVEMLNGTTVRGMEANDVRAMTFDMPPLDRYDTKRRRDKRLGAFLSRFADAGFTQLLCGPSAHDRRRGEEECGWLTPHLSVVNGTPMAEQFTSKFLPDADGYSFSGRFRAFMLSTSVPLKATVYAEWHDDRLTPWMHFVPLDNTFQDLYGVLDFFTDGDDDEPRGWGVHKVLGKKSKGDDAARWIAEQGKEWADKVLRREDMRLYVWRLLLEFARVCDDHRDTLGYVDDLP, translated from the coding sequence ATGGCATGGAGGGCCAACCGTCCGCCGCCCAGCTCGGCCAAGCCGTTGCTCAAAGGCGTGCTGGCCGTCTTCATTCTGACTCTTATTTTGACGAGCACCTACATGTACCGCGACACAATCAGCAGCAACGCTTCCCGGATCAAGTTCACCGACGGCGCCGCGACAGACTACTTCAAGTACCCATTCAACGCCAGCAATGCCGACGCGAACCCGATCGACTGGCTGATTCACGACGCGCGAACGAAACAGGCGGCTGTGCTTCAGAAACGAAGTCGCACGCTTCATAATGCGGCGCAACGTTATCGAGAGCGAAGGGGCAGACATCCGCCGCCTGGATTCCAGGAATGGTTCCGCAGCGCCATGGACACCGATGCGATCGTTGTCGAAGACTTCTTTGACCGGATCTATGACGATCTCAGGCCGTTTTGGGCCCTCGAGCCCAAGACCATCACGAAGCAAGCCAACGCCGGTGACCATGTTGTGAGGGTACGAAACGGTACGGCCACTGGACAGGGGAACACGGAAGGAAAGGAGCCATGGCTCGACCTCTGGACGGCTCTGGTGACCGAGTTTGCGCAACACCTGCCGGACGTGGACATGCCCATCAACTACATGCAGGAGCCCCGAATCTTGGTGCCGCGCAAGGATATGGAGAAGTATGTAGCaaaggaggagaagaagagggcTATGCCCACGAAGAACAAGGCTACGAGTGTGTTCCAAAGCTTGGCCGGTGTAGATGCGACGCAGGGCAAGCTTGCTTCTTCTGCGAAATGGACCAGCGGCGACCGTCGCAAGTATTGGGATCTCGTTCGAGAGGCCTGCCCTGCAGATACCCCAGCCAAGAACGTACCCGCTGCGACAGACCTTTCCCTCCCGCCAACCTTGCCATACTCGTGGACGGCGCCTTTTGCTCGCCAAGGCTACGTCCAGAACTTCACGAGCTCCATGGACCCATGTGTGCAGCCACACCTCCGCTCGCTCCACGGGACCTTTGTCGAGCCGCTCAACGTCAACACCACAAGGGATCTTATCCCCCTCTTCGGAGGCTCGAAACTCCGCGTCAACTCGGACATACTCATCCCGGGCGCCATGTACCTCTCCGATAACCCATCCTACACCGGCGGCAACGTCCGCGGGCCCGCGTGGCCGGAGAAGCGCGACCGCCTTATCTGGCGCGGCATCGGCTCGGGCGGCCTCGCAAAGTCGGATAACTGGATGCACTTCCACCGCCAGCGCCTGGTGGAGATGCTCAACGGGACGACGGTTCGCGGCATGGAAGCCAACGACGTCCGGGCCATGACCTTTGACATGCCTCCTCTAGATCGCTACGACACCAAGCGCCGCCGCGACAAGCGGCTCGGCGCGTTCCTGTCCCGGTTCGCGGACGCCGGGTTCACGCAGCTCCTGTGCGGGCCCAGTGCACACGACCGGCGCAGGGGGGAGGAGGAGTGCGGCTGGCTAACGCCGCACCTGTCCGTCGTCAACGGCACGCCCATGGCCGAGCAATTCACGAGCAAGTTCCTGCCCGACGCGGACGGGTATAGCTTCAGCGGGCGGTTCAGGGCGTTTATGCTGTCGACCAGCGTGCCGCTCAAGGCGACGGTGTACGCCGAGTGGCACGACGACCGGCTCACGCCGTGGATGCACTTTGTGCCGCTTGACAATACCTTTCAGGACCTCTACGGCGTCTTGGACTTCTTTACGGATGGCGATGATGACGAGCCTCGGGGATGGGGCGTCCACAAGGTGCTTGGGAAGAAGAGCAAAGGTGACGACGCGGCGCGGTGGATCGCCGAGCAGGGAAAGGAGTGGGCGGACAAGGTGCTCAGGCGTGAGGACATGCGGTTGTACGTCTGGAGGCTCTTGCTAGAGTTTGCGAGAGTCTGCGACGATCATCGGGATACGCTAGGTTACGTGGATGACCTGCCGTAA
- a CDS encoding major facilitator superfamily transporter: MAAAAVEEPSSLRNRQQHVASEVDAERTGTSSFPDATETTTLLNSETSSRTLRNGSPAGSRRDRDSDDDNDDDGPKQSISKTRAGVLMLSTWILIFLQASNTSGMTMTQSVVAEDLNAYSHAMWFTSSYLISMASLAPLFGRLATIFSPRILVLWLGGFFGLGGVVTSQAPSFWVFIAGRILTGMGGAGIMTLSVILVLELVGKKSRGVFVGLVNAGFTIGLSFGAVVYGALLPVIGWRALFGVQTPLGLLAGIGAFLSIPNGFSSDHKTRGKSVLQKLAQIDYAGAFMLVLTIVLFLYGLSGDINPLSLLLSAVSLLLFVLIEFKLVTDPIIPISVLSSRGVLLSCTAQLLFMSIRWTLLYYSPIFVLAVRGYAPAIAGSILIPTNIGFGSGGLIVGWLHVRRNGAFWLPSVISLTCFAATMFGLSLVATETSPFGVFVLAVVLNGLATGATLNYTLAHLLHLSRPEEHFISTSLLGTFRGFGGSFGTAIGGGVFYRLLRSGLVASFTELDGGGRLAEGREELITKLIGSPALVFNGGLSPAEHGIAVERYAAASRGTWRAAAALAVVAILCQASTGWRSPVGGKEVDDETEARATVMESEGVGEA, encoded by the exons atggcggcggcggcggtagaAGAACCGTCGAGTCTCCGCAACCGGCAACAGCATGTCGCATCTGAAGTTGACGCCGAGAGGACCGGGACCTCTTCATTCCCCGATGCCACCGAGACGACGACACTACTCAACTCCGAGACGTCTTCTCGGACCCTCCGTAATGGATCGCCGGCCGGGAGCCGCCGAGACCGAGACTCGgacgacgacaacgacgatGATGGGCCTAAGCAGTCTATTAGCAAGACGCGTGCTGGCGTCTTGATGTTGAGTACCTGGATTCTCATCTTCCTCCAAG CATCAAACACATCCGGCATGACAATGACGCAGTCCGTCGTCGCCGAGGACCTCAACGCATACTCGCATGCAATGTGGTTCACCAGCTCCTACCTCATCAGCATGGCCTCTCTGGCGCCCCTCTTCGGGCGCCTGGCCACCATTTTCTCGCCCCGCATCCTCGTGCTCTGGCTGGGCGGCTTCTTCGGCCTCGGCGGTGTCGTTACCTCGCAAGCACCCTCCTTCTGGGTCTTTATCGCCGGCAGAATCTTGACGGGTATGGGAGGCGCGGGCATCATGACGCTGTCCGTCATTCTGGTCCTCGAGCTGGTGGGGAAGAAGAGCAGGGGCGTTTTCGTCGGGCTGGTGAATGCGGGCTTCACGATTGGGTTGTCGTTTGGCGCTGTGGTGTACGGCGCATTGTTGCCTGTTATTGGATGG AGGGCTCTGTTCGGTGTCCAAACACCTCTGGGACTCCTTGCCGGCATTGGTGCGTTCTTGAGCATCCCGAATGGCTTCAGCTCCGACCACAAGACCAGAGGCAAGTCGGTCCTCCAGAAGCTGGCCCAAATCGACTACGCGGGTGCCTTTATGCTA GTGCTAACGATTGTGCTCTTCCTATATGGCCTTTCGGGCGACATCAACCCTCTATCCCTACTCCTCTCAGCCGTTTCCCTCCTTCTCTTCGTCCTCATCGAATTCAAACTCGTCACGGACCCCATTATCCCCATCTCCGTCCTCTCCTCTAGAGGCGTCCTGCTCTCCTGCACAGCCCAGCTCCTCTTCATGTCAATCCGCTGGACCCTGCTCTACTACAGCCCCATCTTCGTCCTCGCCGTCCGTGGCTACGCCCCCGCCATCGCGGGCTCCATCCTCATCCCCACCAACATCGGCTTCGGCTCCGGCGGCCTCATCGTCGGCTGGCTGCACGTCCGCCGCAACGGCGCCTTCTGGTTGCCCTCCGTCATTAGCCTGACGTGCTTCGCGGCCACCATGTTCGGCCTCTCGCTCGTCGCCACCGAGACCTCGCCGTTCGGCGTCTTTGTCCTGGCCGTCGTGCTCAACGGCCTCGCCACGGGCGCGACGCTCAACTACACCCTCGCGCACCTGCTACACCTCAGCCGCCCGGAGGAGCACTTCATCTCGACGTCGTTGCTGGGCACGTTCCGCGGGTTCGGCGGCAGTTTCGGGACCGccatcggcggcggcgtgtTTTACCGCCTCCTGCGCTCGGGTCTCGTCGCCAGCTTCACGGAGCTGGACGGCGGCGGGCGTCTTGCCGAAGGGCGGGAGGAGCTCATTACCAAGCTCATTGGGAGTCCCGCGCTTGTGTTTAACGGCGGGCTGAGTCCTGCCGAGCACGGGATAGCGGTGGAGCGCTACGCTGCTGCGTCGAGGGGTACGTGGCGGGCTGCGGCGGCGTTGGCGGTCGTTGCGATTCTGTGTCAGGCAAGTACGGGATGGAGGAGTCCTGTTGGCGGGAAGGAAGTCGACGATGAGACTGAGGCGAGAGCTACGGTGATGGAGAGCGAGGGCGTCGGGGAGGCGTAG